Genomic segment of Panicum virgatum strain AP13 chromosome 2K, P.virgatum_v5, whole genome shotgun sequence:
CTTACATATTTTAACTTAGCAACAAGAGAAAAGTAGTGTTTAGAACAACTTATACATTTTCAAAgaagcgcgggggggggggggggggggggggatccctCAGCTTCCATGAACTGAACCACATTTTTCTCCTAATGTTAATGCAAAATATATCTCCCATGCAATATGAAGGCACTCATGTTTCATTTTTCATATTTCATTAGTTTTCCCTTTTTTGCTGGTGCCTTATATAAGTTTATCCTTTCACTTACCCCAAATTACTTGGGAgtaaaaggctttgttgttgttgatgtaatGAGAAGCTTAGCTTTGTGTACATTGCAGGAGTTACACTTAAAACATTCAAAATGAACAAAAGAGCAAACATAGATCAGTTagaagaaatctctaattaaaaACCTGATGTATGCCCAGGAGTTTCCAGTACAAGAACCTGATGACCAGCAAACATCCATGTGTCACCCTCCTTAAGACTGATGTCAATGCCAGGAATTCTATCCCTGTCCTTTTCAGAACCAATAACCTAATTCAAAATTGTTTATGATTATTAGAAGATGAAAGCAGATGACATATCTATCAACACTTCACATTACGTATTTGACTACTCGAGGAACAACCATTATTATCTGCTGGATTATAAACTTCAGCTACCTTGAAAATTATCAACCAGCCtgaatttttttctcaaataatCAGCTTGAATTTTACAGATACATTACTGATATTATAATGGATGGCAATATAAGAACGTCATTGTATGCTCATCCTTGAGAATAGACCTATAGGATTTAGTTCAGCAGCTCATAACAATACATTTTGATTGTGCCATGCCACTGTCTCAGAGTTGCTAAACAATGGAAGAAAAGAATAGAAGAAATGAAAGAGCCCAAAATTTATACCTTTGCACCATATTTTGCCTTCAGTTCCAAGTTCCCACCTGTATGGTCATAGTGATGATGGGTATTCAGTATATAGGTCAAGTTCTGATTTCTCTTTTCCAATGCATTTATAATAGGCATAGCCTCAGAAGGGTCCACCACTCCAACTGTTCCAGTATCAACATCATGCAGGATATATGCATAGTTATCTTGAAGGCATGGTACCTGCACAGAAACAACAATAGTTGCTGATGAATACTTAGGGACGCTCAGTAATATGATTGAAGTACAAGAAATCTACAGGTAGCTGGAAGAGCAATATGTAAAGAGAAACAAACTTGTACTAAAAACTGATAACTAAGTCTTTTGGAAAATGAATTGTTTGTCATTCTTTTATAGTTTTTTGTATTTGTAACAATGCATGCAATTTCTTTCTATATTATGAAGGGTAGCCAGTCTGTGTGGAAGAAGCTATGACCAAATGATTTGCACACTATGCGGCCCACCAATGTATGCTTGACAATGTCAGTCATAAAGATGCATTCTAAGGTACCTAGTCCATATCACCGTGGTTAGGTAGAGGATAGATGAAAAGCCAAGCATGAGTAAAGGAATAAATGATggaatggaaaaagaataagagagACTTCAGTTCATGAATAAGAGCTCTTTCCTGAATCCTGATACAAATGGCATTATGACATTGTGTTTCTTCCTACAAAGAAATGGCATCCAATCCAAAGAGAAACATAAAAACTAGTTTCAAAAGTCATCAAAATGACTGTTTTGACTGCTGATTTCTCTCCTGCAGAGCACTACTATTTCAATAAAGCAACGAGGCACTTACATTGATAAGTGTTATGCAAATATCAGCAACGTTAAGTCTGAAATAACAGCTCATTTGTTGGGTACGCATAGGAGCACTTACAAGCTCAATTTGAAGGGATGATGAGACGCTGGTCATGTTGCAGAGGAACCGCCCTGCGCCAAACACCCGCCACACTCCGTGCAGCGTCCTCAGCGGCATGACCAACAGGGAGCCGATTCCGTACAGCAGCGGCTTCCCGAGCCATTGCTTCCGCACGCTCGGCAGCAAGGACGGCTGCCCCCTCATCTGCAAAACAGCAGAACCAGACCAAAATTTCTCACAACTGAGAACTCGCGGAGAACTACAGACGCAGCGAAGCTACGGCGGCTAAACACTAATCCCACCTCCATACCGCGCAAATCCACACAAAAATAGCTAGAGCCAAAGCTTCAAAGGAAACAACTACAGAAGACGATAAACGACTGGGCGCATTCCGCGATTACGCGGGAAGCCAGGGGCCGGCGTGCGAAACAGCCAAGTTCCGTTGGCTGCAACCGAGGCAGTTGCAGTCCGCGGCAACGCGCGCCCACGGAAACCCCGACCACCCCAGATCCGAACCCCCGCCGAGGACCACCGCGGAAAAGGAAGAGGgatagagagatagagagaggggcgaccgtgggggcggcggaggaggaggagcagcgcgggagggaggaggccacGATCGAGCACGCCTTCGACAGCATCCTCATCATCcccgctccctccctcccccttcccGTGCCCGCGGGGCGCTGCCGGCTTCCGAGGAGACGAGGCGATACGTGGCGtggggagcgaggagagagacagaggagaggaggggcggGGTGGGACGGCACGGCGAGGAGAGGAGAGTAGTGGGAACGGAGGCAGAGGGGGTTGGCCGGCTGTGATGGCGCTGGCTCGCCCGCGCCGGGCCCACACGGGCACCCGGGCCCGCTTCGATCCGGACGGTCCGTGGGctcatcgacggcggcggcggcggcggcgggcggggcgccAAGCGGTGCGTGGCGTGGGGCCGACGTCAGGCGCCCGTGATCGTTCCTCGGTTGGGACAGTTGGACCGAGCCGCGTGTTCTCCAAGGGCGCCGTGCCACAACTTTTTAGACGGGGGGAATTGTGTGCGCCTGGTGGCCAagtgccgccgcctcgcgctcGCAACCAAGCcaaggaattttttttttgcccacaCGAGTTTGCGGCGATTCGCTTCGAATTTCCTACGCGCAAAAGCTCTGGTGGACTCGGTCTTTTCGTCTTCAGGATGCTCCGTGCTCCCATATGGCCCCATAccgtacacacacacacacacatttttttTGGTGCTCTTTTGGTAATGAAAAATTACGAATGCCCTGCCACGGTGACTAGAGGTGTGAAGCTTGACCTCGTTTAATACTTCGCTGGGCTCGAATTATCAACGGTACCGCAGAGTTAAGTGAGCATGTTCCGTGCGATTGTGCGAAGTGGCTGACACTTGGCGTGCTCGGATCAGCACGTGACAGAACTAAGAGACTTTCCTCGGTTACTCCAAAGGTCAAAGAGGGTTTATTTACTTTTCCGAAAGGTGGATTAGGTGGAGGGCGAATCACGAACGGTCCATATTCTTCAGGCAAAGAATCACTTTCCAGCCTCGAAAGATCAGAAGCAACCCATCCGATCGAGCAATATAATTAATTCAGAGTCACCCAGTGGACATCAGTGATAAATACAAGTCAATTTTTCAtcacctttttcttttctctgtaAACCCCTTCAAGAAAGAAGAAACGGAAACTAGAGAAAATCGCAAAAGCCCAGTAAAAAACAAAAGGAAGCCTACATTAAACTAGTCAAGCCCATTTTTTGGCCCAATCAAATTTCACACTGCTAATGGGCCCAGTAAGGCCCTCCCACCCCATGCCTCAGCCCTTCTTCCCGTTCGCCGGCGGggtcggcccgccgccgccgccgagcattGCGGCGGCGGAGTCGACGTTGGTGAGGAGATACTCGTAGATCTTCTTCCTTAGCCGCTCGATCGTCTCCTCGGGAACGCCGCAACAGCCGTTAGCGGCGACGGGGGCGGTGCTTGCGGCTGTCGCCTCACCGTCC
This window contains:
- the LOC120684123 gene encoding probable hydroxyacylglutathione hydrolase 2, chloroplastic — protein: MMRMLSKACSIVASSLPRCSSSSAAPTMRGQPSLLPSVRKQWLGKPLLYGIGSLLVMPLRTLHGVWRVFGAGRFLCNMTSVSSSLQIELVPCLQDNYAYILHDVDTGTVGVVDPSEAMPIINALEKRNQNLTYILNTHHHYDHTGGNLELKAKYGAKVIGSEKDRDRIPGIDISLKEGDTWMFAGHQVLVLETPGHTSGHVCYYFAGSGAIFTGDTLFSLSCGKLFEGTPQQMYSSLQKIIALPDETKVYCGHEYTLSNSKFALSVEPGNKELQEYAANVAELRNKNIPTVPTTIGREKRCNPFLRTSNPEIKRTLSIPDHFDEDRVLEVVRRTKDNF